From Mycolicibacterium cosmeticum, a single genomic window includes:
- the mgtA gene encoding magnesium-translocating P-type ATPase, with protein MTALPTRRRGNDVAAPPVSQLDADQAAVRPLEAVFAALAGSATGLTSGEALLRQKRFGPNAVRTHRVSAVAVLIRQLRSALLLLLAATAVMSFFLGDPTQAVIIGVILLASIGLSFVNEYRAERATAQLHSQVHHFALVRRDGQFVKDSVTHLVPGDVVRLTLGEVVPADIRLSDVDGLECNESILSGESTPAQKSADTIDGARGLADYTNLALMGTVVTAGEAVGVVYATGEHAQFGRLAAGLGERHPETDFQRGLRRFSYLLLWVALTLTVFILGINIMLGRPLIDSALFALAIAVGITPQLLPAVVSTSLATGSRRLAALHVLVKRLVCIEDLGDIDVLITDKTGTLTNGRIAYIGALDCHGAQDLSVLRHGLLASDVDEAGGASGNPLDAALAEGAVGSVTLGGVHRVAVLPFDHARRATSVLVDDDGRRLLIVKGAPEQVLARCTAVPDGAQATLDGLFGDGRRVVAVASRPAPELSRLTAADECGLAFDGFLCFADEPKPAAAESLQALATLGIEVKVATGDNPRVAEKVCAELGLPTRGTITGTELQNLAADDYAAAVQNNTIFARISPEQKAALIVAARHTGRSVGFLGDGVNDALALHAADVGISVDTASDVAKDAADVVLIEKDLSVLAAGVAEGRRIFANTIKYVLMGTSSNFGNMFSAAAASSILPFLPMLPSQILLNNLLYDSSQLAIPTDRVDAEQLRAPSHWNIAFIRRFMLTFGPVSSLFDFLTFGLMLGVLHAAPPEFRTGWFVESLATQTLIIFAIRTRRIPFTRSRPGGLLTLSTASVIAAGIAITYWPPARQLGFTPLPWQYFAALAGLTVAYLFLVEVTKSVFYREPVGAPAGRTRGAEDRIHRRAARFSHHGRLSGKD; from the coding sequence TGGCCGCGACCGCGGTCATGTCGTTCTTTCTCGGTGACCCCACCCAGGCGGTCATCATCGGGGTCATCCTGCTGGCGAGCATCGGGTTGAGTTTCGTCAATGAGTACCGCGCCGAACGGGCCACCGCGCAGCTGCATTCACAGGTGCACCACTTCGCACTGGTCCGCCGCGACGGCCAGTTCGTGAAGGACAGTGTGACGCATCTGGTGCCGGGCGACGTGGTCCGCCTGACGCTGGGTGAGGTGGTGCCCGCCGATATCCGGTTGTCGGACGTCGACGGGTTGGAATGCAACGAGAGCATCCTCTCGGGTGAATCCACCCCGGCGCAGAAATCCGCCGACACCATCGACGGGGCGCGCGGCCTGGCCGATTACACGAACCTGGCCCTGATGGGGACCGTCGTCACCGCCGGTGAAGCGGTGGGCGTGGTGTATGCCACGGGGGAGCACGCGCAGTTCGGGCGGCTCGCGGCGGGACTGGGGGAGCGGCACCCCGAGACGGACTTCCAGCGGGGACTGCGCAGGTTTTCCTATCTCCTGCTCTGGGTGGCTCTGACGCTCACCGTGTTCATCTTGGGCATCAATATCATGTTGGGCCGCCCGCTCATCGATTCGGCCCTGTTCGCGCTCGCGATCGCGGTGGGCATCACTCCGCAATTGCTGCCGGCCGTGGTCAGCACCAGCCTGGCCACCGGCTCACGCCGGCTCGCCGCGCTGCACGTCCTGGTGAAGCGGTTGGTGTGCATCGAGGACCTCGGTGATATCGACGTGCTGATCACCGACAAGACCGGCACGCTCACCAACGGGCGCATCGCCTATATCGGTGCGCTCGATTGCCATGGGGCTCAGGATCTCTCCGTATTGCGTCACGGTCTGCTGGCCAGTGATGTCGACGAGGCCGGCGGTGCCAGCGGTAATCCGCTGGACGCCGCACTGGCCGAGGGCGCGGTCGGTTCCGTGACACTCGGCGGCGTACATCGTGTGGCCGTACTGCCATTCGACCATGCTCGGCGGGCCACATCGGTGCTCGTCGACGACGACGGGCGACGGCTGCTCATCGTCAAAGGCGCCCCGGAACAGGTTCTCGCCCGGTGCACGGCGGTGCCCGACGGTGCTCAAGCCACCCTCGACGGACTGTTCGGCGACGGCCGCCGCGTGGTGGCGGTCGCGAGCCGGCCGGCACCCGAGCTGAGCCGGCTCACCGCCGCCGACGAGTGCGGTTTGGCCTTCGACGGCTTCCTGTGCTTCGCCGACGAGCCCAAACCCGCTGCCGCCGAATCACTCCAGGCTTTGGCCACGCTGGGTATCGAGGTGAAGGTCGCCACCGGCGACAATCCCCGGGTCGCCGAGAAGGTGTGTGCCGAGCTCGGATTGCCCACACGCGGCACGATCACCGGAACCGAGCTGCAGAACCTCGCTGCCGACGACTATGCCGCAGCCGTGCAGAACAACACCATCTTCGCCAGGATCTCACCCGAGCAGAAGGCCGCCCTGATCGTCGCGGCCAGGCACACCGGCCGATCGGTGGGCTTTCTCGGCGACGGGGTGAACGATGCGCTCGCCCTGCATGCCGCCGATGTGGGCATCTCGGTCGACACGGCCAGCGATGTCGCCAAAGACGCCGCGGACGTGGTGCTGATCGAAAAGGACCTGAGCGTGCTGGCCGCCGGCGTGGCCGAGGGACGCCGTATCTTCGCCAACACCATCAAGTACGTATTGATGGGCACCTCAAGCAATTTCGGCAACATGTTCAGCGCGGCGGCGGCATCGTCGATTCTGCCGTTCCTGCCCATGCTGCCCAGCCAGATCCTGCTGAACAATCTCCTCTACGACAGTTCGCAACTGGCCATCCCCACCGACCGGGTGGACGCCGAGCAGCTGCGCGCCCCGTCGCATTGGAACATCGCCTTCATCAGGCGCTTCATGCTGACGTTCGGCCCGGTCAGCTCGCTCTTCGACTTCTTGACCTTCGGTTTGATGCTGGGCGTGTTGCACGCCGCACCTCCGGAATTCCGCACCGGATGGTTCGTGGAGTCGCTGGCCACCCAGACCCTCATCATCTTCGCGATCCGCACCAGACGGATTCCGTTCACCCGCAGCAGGCCGGGCGGGCTGTTGACGTTGTCGACGGCGTCGGTCATCGCCGCCGGTATCGCCATCACCTACTGGCCGCCGGCCCGGCAGCTCGGGTTCACCCCGCTGCCCTGGCAGTACTTCGCGGCGCTGGCAGGCCTGACCGTCGCGTACCTGTTCCTGGTCGAGGTCACCAAATCGGTGTTCTACCGGGAGCCCGTCGGTGCGCCGGCCGGCCGGACCCGCGGAGCCGAGGACCGGATACATCGCCGTGCCGCCCGGTTCAGCCACCACGGCCGGTTGTCGGGGAAGGACTGA
- a CDS encoding universal stress protein: MTSPSQPSSPSSPLPIVVGIDGSKFARRAAFWAAEEAVSRQVPLRLIYVVEADDPDSDAVAVEAADALRSVTDTLNASGLQVKVETDILQGDPVDVLAEASRSAGLMCLGWKGTHDSGPGRRGSTAALVAQAAECSVAVVHRRHAREAPGPHRWVVAVLDDRPHPRAILQKAIDEASLRDASILALTPWPAESERSEHIRAKIKAYLDERDPDDAGILVCVLPRPGDVTDLLAQSADIDQLVIAQADDPELVAQLVDPVTAAILRGTDCSLLVLRDRA; the protein is encoded by the coding sequence ATGACCTCTCCATCGCAGCCCTCGTCGCCGTCCTCGCCGCTGCCCATTGTCGTCGGGATCGACGGATCCAAATTCGCTCGGCGGGCTGCCTTCTGGGCCGCCGAGGAAGCGGTGAGCCGCCAAGTTCCGCTGCGGTTGATCTATGTCGTGGAAGCCGATGACCCCGACTCCGACGCGGTGGCCGTGGAGGCCGCCGATGCGCTGCGGTCGGTCACCGACACGCTGAACGCCAGCGGACTGCAAGTCAAGGTCGAGACCGACATCCTGCAAGGAGATCCGGTGGACGTGCTGGCCGAAGCGTCACGTTCGGCGGGGTTGATGTGCCTGGGCTGGAAGGGCACTCACGATTCCGGGCCGGGACGGCGGGGGTCGACCGCTGCGCTGGTGGCGCAGGCGGCCGAATGCTCCGTGGCGGTCGTGCACCGCCGGCACGCGCGTGAGGCCCCGGGACCGCACCGGTGGGTGGTGGCCGTCCTCGATGACCGGCCGCACCCTCGGGCCATCTTGCAGAAGGCGATCGACGAGGCCAGCCTGCGGGACGCCTCGATCCTGGCGCTCACCCCATGGCCCGCGGAGTCGGAGCGGTCCGAGCACATCCGGGCCAAGATCAAGGCATACCTCGACGAGCGCGACCCCGACGACGCAGGCATCCTGGTGTGTGTACTGCCCAGGCCCGGGGATGTCACCGATCTGCTCGCCCAGAGCGCGGACATCGACCAGCTCGTCATCGCGCAGGCCGACGACCCGGAGCTCGTCGCCCAGCTCGTCGATCCGGTGACCGCGGCGATTCTGCGGGGTACCGATTGCTCACTGCTGGTTCTGCGGGATCGCGCGTAG
- a CDS encoding GNAT family N-acetyltransferase, which yields MVRPLTAADFDAVVELADALSDEDRYLRFFTLHPSHIADWAQSLTDPPAGAVALGAYDHGELVGVANYIPTKEPHRAEVAVLVARYQHDRGVGTALLGRLIEIARQTGVEHFVAEVLVENNPMLRLMTDSHLPIAIQRCDSVLNVDVDLRAIPQNQQ from the coding sequence ATGGTGCGACCGCTGACCGCCGCCGATTTCGATGCGGTTGTCGAGCTGGCCGATGCGCTCAGTGACGAAGACCGCTATCTCCGCTTCTTCACCCTCCACCCGTCCCACATCGCCGACTGGGCCCAGTCACTGACCGATCCGCCGGCGGGCGCCGTCGCACTGGGCGCCTACGACCATGGCGAACTGGTCGGCGTGGCCAACTACATCCCGACGAAGGAGCCACACCGCGCGGAGGTGGCGGTTCTGGTGGCGCGTTACCAACACGATCGAGGTGTGGGAACGGCATTGCTGGGCAGGCTGATCGAGATTGCCCGGCAGACCGGGGTGGAGCATTTCGTGGCCGAGGTGCTGGTGGAGAACAACCCCATGTTGCGGCTGATGACCGACTCGCACCTACCGATCGCGATACAGCGGTGCGATTCCGTGCTCAATGTGGACGTCGATCTACGCGCGATCCCGCAGAACCAGCAGTGA
- a CDS encoding universal stress protein: MSRSNVDQAIVVAVDRSPASRAAIEWAAEEALLHVRPLTLVHAVAPVYVDTHDPVLRARIQRWRIHCARELLAEVKAHLVERTPLDAEAVSTVLQVAQPVHLLTEVSGHAAMLVLGSRFHGSWGGRRLGSVSAALCYRAHCPVAIVHTHDHERESAPVLVGVDGSAASDHAVTVAFEEAARRRVGLVAVHAWSDEHVLQLIGADWDRYRADAETALHAALRNTRARYPDVTVTEKVFCDRPAHWLIKEAEHAGLVVVGSHGRGVVSALVNGSVATAVAERADVPVIVTRGG, encoded by the coding sequence ATGTCCCGGTCGAACGTCGACCAGGCGATCGTCGTCGCCGTCGACCGGTCGCCGGCGAGCCGGGCCGCGATCGAATGGGCGGCCGAGGAAGCGCTCCTGCATGTGCGGCCGTTGACGTTGGTACACGCCGTCGCGCCGGTGTACGTGGACACGCACGATCCTGTCCTGCGCGCCCGCATCCAACGCTGGCGCATACATTGCGCCAGAGAGCTTCTCGCCGAAGTCAAGGCTCATCTCGTGGAGCGCACGCCGCTGGATGCCGAGGCGGTATCGACGGTGCTGCAGGTGGCCCAGCCCGTCCACCTCCTCACGGAGGTCTCCGGACATGCCGCGATGCTGGTGCTGGGCAGTCGTTTCCATGGATCGTGGGGTGGCCGGCGTCTCGGCTCGGTCAGCGCGGCGTTGTGTTACCGCGCGCACTGCCCGGTAGCCATCGTGCACACACATGATCACGAAAGGGAAAGCGCACCCGTTCTCGTCGGCGTCGACGGGTCCGCGGCCTCCGACCACGCCGTGACCGTGGCCTTCGAAGAGGCCGCTCGCCGCCGCGTCGGCCTGGTGGCGGTGCACGCCTGGAGCGACGAGCATGTCCTGCAGCTGATCGGGGCCGACTGGGATCGCTACCGCGCGGACGCCGAAACGGCGCTGCACGCCGCCCTGCGGAACACGCGGGCGCGATACCCCGACGTGACGGTCACCGAGAAGGTCTTCTGCGATCGCCCAGCCCATTGGCTCATCAAGGAAGCCGAGCACGCCGGTCTGGTGGTGGTGGGTAGCCATGGCCGAGGCGTCGTATCGGCATTGGTGAACGGCTCGGTTGCCACCGCGGTAGCCGAGCGCGCCGATGTCCCGGTGATCGTCACCAGGGGCGGGTGA
- a CDS encoding pyridoxamine 5'-phosphate oxidase family protein, translated as MSETTPVTVLSESECWSLLGSVTLGRLVTDVDGEPEIFPINFVVQHRTVLFRTAEGTKLTSAAINRNVLFEADDTTISEGWSVILKGVAQTPRTDDDIQDAERAWLYPWTATPKPHFVRIRPLRITGRRFVFGPEPGH; from the coding sequence ATGTCAGAGACCACGCCGGTGACCGTCCTGTCCGAGAGTGAATGTTGGAGCCTGCTCGGCAGTGTGACACTGGGGCGCCTCGTCACCGATGTCGACGGAGAGCCCGAGATCTTCCCGATCAACTTCGTTGTGCAACACCGCACGGTACTTTTCCGCACGGCGGAGGGCACCAAGCTGACGAGCGCCGCGATCAACAGAAATGTGCTGTTCGAGGCCGACGACACGACGATCAGCGAAGGCTGGAGCGTCATCCTCAAAGGCGTGGCCCAGACGCCCCGGACCGACGACGATATCCAGGACGCCGAACGCGCCTGGCTGTATCCGTGGACGGCCACTCCGAAGCCGCATTTCGTGCGGATCCGGCCGCTGCGAATCACGGGTCGGCGCTTCGTCTTCGGTCCCGAACCCGGCCACTGA